TCGACGAATCCGCATTAGACAATAGATCTAAGACCACGTGGCTGGTCAAATACAAAACACGTCCAATAGAGAGGAAACTGGTCCTAGATCATCATTCTGGGGGGAAACTTCACCGTGAGGCACTGTCCCACATACGTAACGTAATAAACCAACCTAAACCAGAGCCTCGCAGGAAACACTCACTCATTCGCGAACATAATAAAATGACAAGTCTAAGCGCACACAGACAAACAtgccaaattaataaaaaagctaaaatCCCAACAGTCTGCTTTTGATCGAAGACTGAAGTCGTGAAAGTGATTTCTTACAAGCCGCTTTGAGACAAAACAAGACTTGTGGATACTGAATTGGTGAGCAAATGAAATTAAAAGGGAAGAGGAGGAGCGAGTAAGAGTGTGATGTTTTGTGGTGGAGGGGATGGGTTCGGGGTCGATGGCACAGACATCATGTTTTAAGTCCTTTTAGTCCCGGTTGGAAGATATCAAGAGTATTCACATATTGCCTCTTTCCATTCTTCCAGCCCTCCGTCTCGATTACGACGGGGAGAATTTTTTGGCCTGTGCACGAACTCTCTTCTCGTACTCCACTCTATTCTGactgtaaacacaaacacacagaagcaTCTCACTCTCGCTGTAATGtaactagtgagctgcctacctagggAACATTATTATAAGTGTGCTCCCAAAGTAAAAGGGGTTCCAAAGACTAGGCAAAATAATGCTTCTTTATACATCTTAAACAGCTCTACACTAATCATTTGTGTATAAGGCAATCTCAGAATGCAATCCAATGGTATCTGATTTAAGTATTCTTAGAAAACGGttctattatataaaaatatagaagtCTATTTCCTCCACGCTTTGGTAAATCTAAATAAAAGTCTACACATgtccctgaaccacaaaaccagtcttaattgtcatttttatacataatctgaataaataagctttccattgatgtatggtttgttaggattagacaatatttgtctgagatacaattatttgaaaatctggaatccgagggtgcaaaaaaaaaaatctaaatattgagaaaatcacctttaaagatgtccaaatgaattcttagcaatgcatattactaatataaaaaatttagtttttatatatttatggtaggaaatttacaaaatatattcatggaacatgatctttacttaattcctaatgatttttggcataaaagaaaaatctataattttgactcatacaatgtatttttggctgttgctacaaataaaccccagagacttcagtctgcttttgtgctccagggacacaaataaaatctaaattgtgaCAAAGTCATAATTAAGAGATAGAACTATAtcataattttgtctttttttatctcATGATCATTGCTTAGCATCCCATGTCCAAAAGTCAAAAATTGAAAGTCCTATTTATGAAGACAAAGATAGTTGAGTCAAAATTAGATAAAATGATAAAAGGGCAAAAAGTATGACATGATAATCCACAATTATGAGATAGACTCCAAACTCTAACATAACCAAAATAATGAAAGTCATAACTGagataaaatctcaaaatttagATTTGATTATGGGATAAATATTCATAATTGAGATAAAACTAAAAATGATAGGAAAAGACTAAATGTTGTCACACTAATCCATAATTATGagacaaaatgtcaaaaacataaaactgacaaaaagtcaaaattaagaTAAACAGCATAATTATTACacaaggtaataaaaaaaaaaacggaaaaaaacTCTACATGACCTTTTATCATGTCTGACTTTTGACTTggtctcataattttgactttaatctcatgataatttttttttctactaatttctactttttatgtcataattgacAATTATAAATTATGAGAATAAAAATTGTCAAAAAGTAGAAATTACAAGAGGAAAAGTCATAATTCGGGGGAAGTCTGGGCCTAATGCAggggttaaaataaaaaaattaaaaataataatcctgAGCAGCCAGCGCAATCACTTGAAATTTGTTCTTCTAACAGTGGAAGCAACTAGCCTTCTATTTTAAGTCATAAAGATAATCGGAACTATAAAAGATTTgtctttatttgtgtacattcaacaaataaaaaatttgatgCCACTTTCTGCCGTCTGGTTTCTTTTCGCGCAGCACAAAAATGAAGAGAAACTGCATACTAAGCTACTTGTTGCACAGGTTTCgttcatttttgtaatttattatttaggtaaaaatgtatttctCGTATAGACAAATTTATCCgttatatatacagtcgtggccaaaagttttgagaatgacataaatattggaaattgaaaaagttgctgcgtaagtttttataatagcaatttgcatatactccagaatgttatgaagagtgatcagatgaattgcatagtccttctttgccatgaaaatgaacttaatcccaaaaaaacctttccactgcatttcattgctgtcattaaaggagctgctgagatcatttcagtaatcgtcttgttaactcaggtgagaatgttgacgagcacaaggctggagatcattatgtcaggctgattgtgttagaatggcagacttgacatgttaaaaggagggtgatgcttgaaatcattgttcttccattgttaaccatggtgacctgcaaagaaacgcgtgcagccatcattgcgttgcataaaaatggcttcacaggcaaggatattgtggctactaagattgcacctaaatcaacaatttataggatcatcaagaacttcaaggaaagaggttcaattcttgtaaagaaggtttcagggcgtccaagaaagtccagcaagcgccaggatcgtctcctaaagaggattcagctgcgggatcggagtgccaccagtgcagagcttgctcaggaatggcagcaggcaggtgtgagcgcatctgcacgcacagtgaggccaagacttttggaagatggcctggtgtcaagaagggcagcaaagaagccacttctctccaaaaaaaatatcagggacagattgatcttctgcagaaagtatagtgaatggactgctgaggactggggcaaagtcatattctccgatgaagcccctttccgattgtttggggcatctggaaaaaggcttgtccggagaagaaaaggtgagcactaccatcagtcctgtgtcatgccaacagtaaagcatcctgacaccattcatgtgtggggttgcttctcatccaaggaagtgggctcactcacaattctgcccaaaaacacagccatgaataaagaattgtaccaaaacaccctccaacagcaacttcttccaacaatccaacaacagtttggtgaagaacaatgcattttccagcacgatggagcaccgtgccataaggcaaaagtgataactaagaggctcggggaccagaatgtttaaattttgggtccatggcctggaaactccccagatcttaatcccattgagaacctgtggtcaatcctcaagaggcgggtggacaaacaaaaacccactaattctgacaaactccaagaagtgattatgaaagaatgggttgctatcagtcaggatttggcccagaagttgattgagagcatgcccagtcgaattgcagaggtcctgaaaaagaagggccaacactgcaaatactgaccctttgcataaatgtaattgtcgataaaagcctttgaaacttattaagtgcttgtaattatatttcagtacatcacagaaacaactgaaacaaagatcttaaAGCAgcttagcagcaaaccttttgaaaactaatatttatgtaaatctcaaaacttttggccacgactgtatatataccACGTGAATCCTCATGTTCCGTTGTTTGCTGTTTTTTGCACATGTAAAATTTATTTCCcaggaaacaaatgttagtatttttaccGGATCAGAGGCACTTAGCtatcctttctaatttaattcaacATAATGTTTCATTTAACCTCAAGTAGTGGAAATGGGCTAACCTGCAATTTCTTGTGAGTGTTTCTCATACAACATTAAGAGCGCTATTTCTGTTGGTGCCCATGAGAAGCATCTCAAATTGACCACTTGTGAGgttctattttaaaatgctgaCGAAATCTTGGAACTGCACAATACTTAAAATAGCGTGTTCACTGCGCTTGAACTCTTAGCATGCGTTTATCGTACCAGTATATAGTGTACGCCTCCGCCTGAGCCGGATCCTGTATGTTCGGTTCATTTAGGAGCTCCTGAATCCCTAACAGGATCTGAAGGAAGTAAGCGTAAGGAAGTAAGAGCATTTTAGAACACAACacactacaacccgaattccggaaaagttgggacgttttttaaattttaataaaatgaaaactaaaggaatttcaaatcacatgagccaatattttattcacaatagaacatagataacgtagcaaatgtttaaactgagaaattttacacttttatccacttaattagctcatttaaaatttaatgcctgctacaggtctcaaaaaagttggcacgggggcaacaaatggctaaaaaagcaagcagttttgaaaagattcagctgggagaacatctagttaattgatatcaggtctgtaacatgattagctataaaagctttgtcttagagaagcagagtctctcagaagtaaatatgggcagaggctctccaatctgtgaaagactgcgtaaaaaagttgtggaaaactttaaaaacaatgttcctcaacgtcaaattgcaaaggctttgcaaatctcatcatctacagtgcataacatcatcaaaagattcagagaaactggagaaatctctgtgcgtaagggacaaggccggagacctttattggatgcccgtggtcttcgggctctcagacgacactgcatcactcatcggcatgattgtgtcaatgacattactaaatgggcccaggaatactttcagaaaccactgtcggtaaacacaatccgccgtgccatcagcagatgccaactaaagctctatcatgcaaaaaggaagccatatgtgaacatggtccagaagcgccgtcgtgtcctgtgggccaaggctcatttaaaatggactatttcaaagtggaatagtgttttatggtcagacgagtccaaatttgacattcttgttggaaatcacggacgccgtgtcctccgggctaaagaggagggagaccttccagcatgttatcagcgttcagttcaaaagccagcatctctgatggtatggggtgcataagtgcatacggtatgggcagcttgcatgttttggaaggctctgtgaatgctgaaaggtatataaaggttttagagcaacatatgcttccctccaaacaacgtctatttcagggaaggccttgtttatttcagcaggacaatgcaaaaccacatactgcagctataacaacagcatgacttcgtcgtagaagagtccgggtgctaatctggcctgcctgcagtccagatctttcacctatagagaacatttggcgcatcattaaacgaaaaatacgtcaaagacgaccacgaactcttcagcagctggaaatctatataaggcaagaatgggaccaaattccaacagcaaaactccagcaactcatagcctcaatgcccagacgtcttcaaactgttttgaaaagaaaaggagatgctacaccatggtaaacatgccccgtcccaactattttgagacctgtagcagaaatcaaaattgaaatgagctcattttgtgcataaaattgtaaactttctcagtttaaacatttgctatgttatctatgttctattgtgaataaaatattggctcatgtgatttgaaagtcttttagttttcattttattaaaatttaaaaaacgtcccaacttttccagaattcgggttgtagaatctAATTGACTATAGAGTGAAATATAGTTTCAATGGACCTGTTTAATGGTAATGGCAGGTCTCCAGTCTTTATCCTCCTCTAGGATGGAAAGACACACCGTTCCTGATGGATAAACATTGGGATGGAACAGCGGAGGCTCAAATTTACCTACAGAAGAGATGCAAGAACTCGTGAACTGTGATTCAGAGAGCAAGCGCTGGATATCATTGTGCAAAGCTCACATTTTGGGGGTGATGAGGGGTAGTCATCTTTAAACAGCATCCT
This genomic stretch from Carassius carassius chromosome 42, fCarCar2.1, whole genome shotgun sequence harbors:
- the LOC132124323 gene encoding SUMO-conjugating enzyme UBC9-B-like, whose amino-acid sequence is MSGIALSRLAQERKAWRKDHPFGFVAVPTKNPDGTMNLMNWECAIPGKKGTPWEGGLFKLRMLFKDDYPSSPPKCKFEPPLFHPNVYPSGTVCLSILEEDKDWRPAITIKQILLGIQELLNEPNIQDPAQAEAYTIYCQNRVEYEKRVRAQAKKFSPS